A window of Glycine soja cultivar W05 chromosome 2, ASM419377v2, whole genome shotgun sequence genomic DNA:
TTGATGTGATTTTTACACTAGTAATATACAtgaattattctaattttacaaaaaatattttgtataatttttttaaaaaaattgagataccATCACAACCTTTTCACTATTTTGAGtcgttttgaattaattttaaattttagacctAATTACACTTCAAACTCTCTACCTcttcacaaaattatattatgcaATTATGGAATCCAAATCCCTTTCTCCAAACTTAACTTGTATTACCaatcaaaatatcaattaaaccataatttaaaccaattttaaaataagattctcaatatttttaaatattaatgaaaatcaGCCCGTTTTTCACGGTCGGATCAAAACAGGAGCTCCGAGAGGTTCAAGCCATGGGGATCTACCTAGCTGAAGGGTTCAGCAGTTAAGGAAAAGAGACGAAGATTTTGAGCTCGGAACCATTGCGATGGCCATGGCTTCCAACCATCTTCGAAACCTCAATCGCATCTCCATCCACCATTTTCAGGCTCTCCTCAACGATACTACCAGGTTCTTCTCCGACGCTGCTTCTTCATTGCCTCAACCGCAACCTCCCTCATCATCCTTGAAGCACAATGAGCTCGCCAAGTTCGCCGCCATCGCCGATACCTGGTGAGCTTTCGAATCTGTTGAATGAATTTGTTGTTATAGACACAAGAAAATGGATGACATGTATTTGCCCTTTCCTTGTTGATGTCAATAGGTGGGATTCTGAAGGCCCCTTTAAACCATTGCATGTGATGAATCCTACGAGACTTGCTTTCATCCGTTCTGCACTTTGTCGACATTTCAAGTAAGCCCCCTCTTTTGTTTGCTCCTTGTTACctctattttctaaaattatcgCGGATCCTTTGAAATTGAACGCAAATCCGCCGTGCCGGACACTCTTCGATCACCCTCTTGCCGCCGCCGACCTCCTTCTTTTTCATTTGAGTGCCGTAACGTTCCAATAGTAGCGGCGTGAGCTAACTGCATAACAGAGAACTTGGGTAGATGGGTCGGGTCTTAGGGTTTTAGCCTCTCAgggtgtatttttttatcttttctaatCTTTTGGGCCTTGGGCCTCAAGTCCACCGTTTCTGTTTCATATTTTTAAGTGTGGCTTTTTAACTTTCTGATCTGTTACGCGGTAAAAAAATTTGTGtactgttaatatatatatatatattacaaattttcagaataggtaaaaaaaacaaaaaaaaaaataatattaaaatagctGTCATCCTGCTATCCGTTATCCAGCTAGGCTCTGCTCCACGATGATGGGATTGACAACTATGGTGTTTATTCTTGAAACTACTTTGGTAGAATGTGCAATGCTTTGTGCTATGTTATAATTTCACATGGTAGAAATCTTGTTCAATACCCCTTGAATTAAATATAATCATATAAGGATGTGTAAGAAGATGACTCTAATGAAGTATTTGTTAGTAAGAAAGTGTTTACTGAATTATTTTTGTGAGACAATCcacatgaagaagaagaaaaacaaaaggaaaaaagttattgctgttataataggtttttttgtctttttagggTTCTATTAGGATAATAATTAGATTTCCCTTGTCCCAGGAAGGACCCTTACAATGCTAAACCCCTTGAAGGACTTAAAATTATTGATGTAGGATGTGGAGGTGGAATTCTTTCCGAGGTAtatcttttctcctttttcttgtGATGTTGGGAAAaaccttttcctttttatcttcTGTCCTATGATAAATCTAAATTTGGTTTAATCAGTTCAGAGATGACTATATTTGTTGACCAGAAATGtggaaatctaatttttttgaCTATATTACTTGTTATCGTAATCCTCATGGGAATCTGTAGCATTATGATCGATTCGGAGGTGACTAAATTTGTTAGGTGGAATTGTGGAAATCTGAATTCTTTCTTTGGTGCATATTGTCCTCCCTCTCACTTATAGAGTATTAagattgtttttttgttttttatttcaaatttgtgctcttttttgttgttattttataatttacagcCGTGCTTCTAATTTTGTTCTTCAGCCACTAGCTCGATTGGGAGCTACTGTGACGGGTGTTGATGCTGTAGAGAAGAATATCAAGATTGCTCAACTTCATGCTGTAtgcttattatatattttgaatatttgagATTTGTCAGTATTGTCCTACAATAAATTGATCAGATTACTGTATTCTGTATATTGGAGGAAGCAGTTGCCAACTTAGTAAATTAAATCTACCCTATttgctagacaacttattatttCCTGTCAACAGGGTTTGGATCCAGCAACTTCATCTATTGAGTTTTGTTGCACAACAGCTGGTACACATATATACAAATCTTGAAGCATTCTTGTACACATCTGTTTTACATCCATCCATGACGTGCATGCTTTAAGTCTGTTAAACATTTGGACACTATTCTACTGCTGAAATGCCCTACTTTTCCTTGTGAATGCTCATACAGTTTAGTACACACTCTTGACAAGAAGCACAAGTCTGACTGGCATAATTTccttttatctaattttttgaGTGGTCTTTCCATGGATTTAGACCTTTGCTGGATAGTTTAGAGTTTCAAAAGTTGAGGTTATGATTCATTAgcataaaaaaactcaaatagtAGTATTCACTTCCTATTGGCTTTTGTGATTGGGCTTCtcatttcttcttattcttGCAGCTTGCAGTTAATAACCATTTTGGGTTATTTATCTTAACTTAGAATGCATGTTTGGCTGTAGaaaaatcatttcttttttgcttttgatCTTATTTCTTCCCACGAGGGTCTTACATTAAAGTAAGATTTTACTCTATCCTTTAATGTTCTCAGTTCTCACTAAACAAGCTGTTATATTTGAACATAATAAACCGCTCAAGTGTGAGAATGAGTTTTGAACTAAAAGAGTTGTTACTTGTTACATACTTATTACTTCGTCCTCTCTGTAGCTCAGCAGCTGTAAGAATTCTAGTTTTCATTGGCGATATCCATCCAATTTCTTTACTGGCAATTAGGTAGCATGTCTGTAAAAAAATGAACGCTCTTGGTACATCAGtatatgcatgaagtaaaaGTAGCTTGCATTCATCTAGTTTGTTTAGAATTGTCCTGTGTTTTTGGGTATTATGCACTCTCCAactcaaacaattttaaattgacTGATCAGAGAAGCTAGTTGAAGAAGGAAGAACATTCGACGCAGTTATGGCCTTGGAGGTACTTTCTCTTTCGTGCCCCCTTACCTCTCTCTGATTGGGTGCTTGCAGATTGGAGTGCATAAATGGGTGTTGAGACAGAAAAAAGATATGACGTAAAATATTTGATAGTAGTACAATGCCCAATGGAGTTGAAGGATACATCTTGTTGTCTTGCAGGTGATTGAGCACGTAGCAGATCCTGCAGAGTTCTGCAAATCTCTGTCTGCACTAACAGTCCCAGAAGGAGCCACTGTGATATCCACGATCAATCGATCCATGAGAGCCTACGCAACTGCCATTGTTGCTGCAGAATACATTCTCCGCTGGGTATCCATACAACACTTATCTTTTTCATCCTACATCCTTTGCTATTTCTATTTCAATCTGAGATAATATATCGTATCATATATTGAACTCCGCAGCTTCCGAGAGGCACACATCAATGGTCCAGTTTTCTGACTCCAGAGGAACTCGTCCTGATCCTCCAACGCGCCGGTATCAATGTAGGCGAAATGcattcataattcataaatgaTAAACAATTTCATTTGCTAGATACTTAATAATGGCATTCACATGACTCACAGGTGGAGGAGATGGCTGGATTTGTGTATAACCCAGTGACAGGACGGTGGTCTTTATCAGACGATATCAGCGTAAATTTCATCGCGTTCGGTACCAAATCAAACAACACGGAATAAAATACATAGATAAGATACGTGTTATTGTCATTACTATGTTGAATGCTAATAAAACAATAAGGGTTAAGTGCGGTGGAATCAGGGAGAGGATGGGCTTGGGACGCCCTTCATACTTTATCTGCTTACTTACTAGTAATTGGAGAAATACTCAAAACACATTCATTTAAATACGCTCTAATTATGTTTCATAAaacttgataaaattaaatgtttaaatagttgaaaaatataaaataattggaGAATAatcaaatcatgatttatttttaaaaaataagcagaatatttgttaaatatatttggataaaaaagaaaaatatatataagttagtTACTAAAAAacgttaaaagttattaaaaaaatttatttatcgaataattaaatgaattttttagctattaaaaaaattataagctaACAAATGTCTTGTCGAATATAGTCTCTATCTCATTGGctgaaattgattaaaaatgataatattagtTGAGTctcatatcatatttaataatccttctaattttataattttttaataaattttaaccaattagAAAGTGTTTGAAAGAGTGTGCTAAAGAATATGTTATTAACATTCTTTTtacttatttgtattttttaaaatgactcaatttaattcttaaattttcaaaagCATCAATAAgatcttctaatttttaaatttttttcaatcaagtcATTTTTGTCTTAGGGTCCGTTTTGTGAAATTAGTTAACTTAATTGAGAGCTCAAGCTGGTCAGCGAAAAAtgaagttatatattttttaagataaaaaaatgtttttcagaTCATTAAATCTAagacaaataaatataagaCTAACTATTCTTTAATAAAGACTAATTACAAGCTATAAATTAGTTTATCCAatacttttacttttgttaAACAAAGTTACAAGTTATGGCGAATTCTAGAGTGAATCACCTATAAAAGTGGTTCATTTTGAACCACAATTACCAACTGTCGGATTGATCTGTGATGTATATTTTACCATAGATCCTCTCCATCATAACATTCATCTTCCCCTTCCAATTCCTTTCCCACAACCTTCAACCACTGTTCACCAGTGCCAATGGCTATTTCTGGCCCAGATTATTTTCTCCTTTCCTCTGCCACAACAACCAAAGATGCAACAACGTCACCatcttaaatttgtttatttaatccAGCAATAAGACACTTTCAAAGGAGGCAAAAGAACATCAACATCACCCATTCTCCATAACTCTAGTAAAATCCAATTCAATGCTTCTCACAAAGCAATTAACAAATCTTCACACTAATTAAATTCCAAATTCATtcacaatcaaatgtttttttttctttcttattttcaatttaactcACAAATCCAATTCCTGCTGTAACGAAGAAATtgtgaaaaaagttataagaTTCTCTACAAACCCATCCAATCCCCTTTTCTCTAACTACACCACCGCACCCCAGTTCGTGTTCCACTCCACGTTTCCAAAACCTCttttcacaatatatatatatatatatatatatatatgattcacTTTTTGTtatgacttcaaaataaaagttaatctGGAGGTAGAGAAAAGATCGATTGTGAAAGgggaaatgagaaaaaaaaaatgatgaaaccaCATGAAGTAGAGAAAGATATTGGTGAAGGATTGAAGTTTATGAAATGTCATCAATTTTCAGTGGGAAGTCAGGAAGAGATTTGTGGGAGCTATTATCTGatgtaaaatatgtaaatttgaGAGATTAATCTAACGACTCAGAATTATAATCCTTTTGgatcatttaaaatattgaatgaaaACGAGGTTCCTATGCATACTCTTCTTTGTACATAGTTATGTATTTATTCAGTATATAAAAatgtcaaattaatatttttacctatttaattagttatctaatcaaagaattttttttattcaatgtttaatttaacaataatattataaatcaccaataaaaaataatctcataaaagaaatctaaaaattaaaaatatcaccttatagaaatttattaagagtttaattcccacaattttaatttacattttcactttggatataacttttaaataattatcaatcTTTTCATTTgcaataatttatgtattcacactataatattactatattttaattaagttatttatttatttaaatttaattaatatatactcatattttatactttcaacCAACGTGTGAGTATTGTAAAAGTATTATGTTctgatgaaaaaatatatttaatactcatttaattaatattataataataatatcagcaCTATGTTAGTTTAAGTAGAATGTTTAGAtatcttaaataaaaagtaGAGTGTTTAGACTTTAGATCCCTTAAATAAATTCTTAAGAGTTACATAAATACTCCACACTTATTACATACTGATactgtaatataaaaaaaaaataataataagttaagtttgttgaattttgtaatattttccTCGAAAGTCGAAACTCGTAGACGAGATTATCCGTTATTATTAGTTAAGAGCGTATACGTCTCTTTTAGCTTCAGAATTCTTCATCCAACTCCAAACTCCAAATCCTCCGTTTTTCTCTCTGAATTCTGGATTCCAATAGTTGTTGTGTTCTGAAGAGAGAACAACATGTCAAGCAATTCAGATGCAGCAGCAGCGACGGTGCATGCTCATGGCCGTTTGGCCATGCTCGCCGCTCACCTCCTCCCCTCTCAACTCACTCATCACGGCGCCCTCCACCCTCTCCATCTCTCCTCCCAGTTGCCGCCGCCGCCCAACCTCGCCGGCACTTTGACCGTCGTCGACGAAAGGACCGGCAAGAAGTACCAGCTTCATGTCTCCAAAGAAGGCACTGTCAAAGCTTCTGAATTCAAGAAGGTAACTCAATCCTCATCcctgaaaattttcaattttgatctttgttttccaaggaatttccaattttgaaagctgGGTATCCACCCGTTCTGCTCCTTTcacctttgtttaattttttgcaaAATGGTTTTCTTTCTATTCCTAGTTGCATGGTGAAATCATAGATGGGTTGGTTTGTGATTATAGTATGATTGTGTTGAGCTTATTTAACATTGAGTTTAGTTTTTATGCATGGTCAGCgtaaatttacattttacactGAAACTTAACATACAAGTAGTCTGTGATTGAATGACAGTAGTATATACACTATTTAATCTTTACTAATTTAGTTATTATTGTGTTGTGGGGTTTTCTGATTTTGGATTTGCAGATATTGACAGGGAAGAATGACAAGGGACTCAAGCTTTATGATCCTGGCTATTTGAACACGGCTCCTGTTCGATCAACAATTAGTTATATTGATGGAGATGAGGGGATTCTTAGATATAGAGGTTACCCTATTGAGGAGTTGGCAGATAAAAGCACTTTCACGGAAGTGTCCTATCTCATAAGTGAGTGTTTGTTTCACTGAAAATGTGTGTCTGAatagataaaagtaaaatattttgacTGATGATTCACTTAAACAGAGATTTTATGTCATTGGAGACACTTGAATTTTGGGCTTAGCTCTGCTTCTTGTTAACTATGTGCTTCGATATGTATGTAGCACGAATTCTTCTGAATTTATTAACTTGcatcttttttctgttttcaagTGTATGGAAGTTTGCCTTCTGAAAGTCAGTTAGCAGAATGGGAGTTTGCTATATCTCAGCATTCGGCTGTTCCACAAGGAGTTTTGGTGACATTTTATGCTTTATCTAAAATAACTCTTATTATGGATTTATGGTCCCCAAATCCCATCTGCTAAGtgattactttttttgttttttgtttcagTCAGTGACAGCTTTTAGATTTGTAAAATGTAAACAACTTCCACTGATTATTTTACTTCTTGAAATTTAGTATGCCAgtggtattttattttgttaaagaaATCTAATAGCTCTTTAATAGTAGCgttaatattttctaaatgaGTTTTCTAGAAGCATCTTTATTTATGaagtatatgatatttttttctctatttcccTTTATTTTGGTTGAAGTAGAATTATAGCTTGTTGAAGACCACTTGTTAATTTTCCAGACTGATTTGGGTTCTAATGGGCAgtcttttgaatttcttttgcAACCACATACAGGGTTCTCTTGAAgtgatcatataaaataaaatagagagaTTATGTTATTTGTTTCTTACAATCAAGTACGGGATTGTTAATCTAACTGAGTAGTGGTATCATCTTACATTTATTTTGCAGGATATGATACAATCTATGCCCCATGATGCACATCCCATGGGTGTGCTTGTTAATGCCATGAGTGCTCTTTCTGTTTTTCATCCTGATGCAAATCCCGCTCTCAGAGTAAGTAAAAAAAACTGCTGTCAAGTTACTCACTTTTTGTTAATAAGTTGAAtttcaatacaaattaaaatgtgtCGGTACATTGTCTATGCTTCGAGTCCAAAGGACTCTGGAGCGAATGAGGGGGCATATTAGAGATTAGAGATATAAAAACAGTAATCTTGGGATTCCTTTTGGATACTACTTTTTCCTATGGGTTACTTGTTGGGAGTGGTACTATTTCTCTTATTAGGATTCAACATTGTTTACCTGTGAtcctttttcatttaattttttaattataattaatgcaGGGTCTTGATATTTATGACTCAAAGCAAATAAGAGACAAACAGATAACACGGGTTATTGGAAAGGCAGGGTTATTTGgttctttcttctcctttcaCTGTTCTATCTCTGAAACATGCAGATTGTTTAGTTATTTGAATGATTCTAGCCCTGGTTTTACTGATTGTATCTTGTGGGATTTTGTTCACTATCCTCACAACCCTATGCTTATTTGTTATGTATTCTACTGCTTTATTGCAATATCATATTTTCATCCCTTTTTTATTTACTGCAGATAACAACAATTGCTGCTGCAGTTTATCTTAGAATGGCAGGAAGGCCACCCGTGCTTCCATCCAACCTCCTTTCTTACACAGAGAACTTCCTATACATGCTAGATTCTTTGTATGTATGGTATTTTGTGTTGGATCGAAAATTTGGAATAAGACAACCttgcttttttatatttaacttttctTTATAGATTAATAGTAGTTTGAATCTTGTCCTCATATATAACAAATCCgttttgttttcactttttaaaaaGAGCTATAATTCAATCTTAGAGGATAGAATGGTAGCCACACTAGCATTTTTTTGGAGTTTTAGCACAAATAAAATCTCCACTGTGCATACTTTCAGTGGCAATCGGTCATATAAACCCAATCCTCAGCTAACTCGTGCGCTGGACATTATCTTCATCCTGCATGCAGAACATGAAATGAATTGTTCTACATCTGCTGTTCGACACCTTGCATCAAGGTAGACATCTTATTGCAATACTACTCAATTAAGCAATATAAAGCAAATACAAAACAGTCTCATATTGCTTAACTATACCTTATTCTTATTTCAGTGGCGTTGATGTATACACTGCTATTGCCGGGGCTGTTGGAGCTCTTTATGGACCACTTCATGGTGGAGCTAATGAGGTAGCTATAAGTAATTAATGAAGCTGTTATGATATTTTATGCATTGCTTGGTTGAATATAATGGGTAAACTCAAACAccatattgttatttaatatgGGAGCATGTTAATGTGACCTTCAATTCTGCAGGCTGTCCTCAAAATGCTGAGTGAAATTGGAACTGTTCAGAACATTCCAGAGTTCATTGAAGGTGTCAAAGCCAGGTGGCTTTTACAGTATTAATTTCTTCTGTTATCTAGTTTTACTCTTTCCTTAGTTGTTAGCTTATTGCTTATACCCTGAAAGGATAGCACGATACCTGCTCTTTGCAGCAAGCAGAGAAAATGATAGTTTTAGTTGATATTTTTGTCCTGCATTTTTCCTCTAGGAAACGAAAGCTCTCTGGTTTTGGACACCGAGTGTACAAAAACTATGATCCCAGGGCAAAGGTCTTAAGAAAACTGGCAGAGGAAGTGTTTTCCATTGTTGGCCGGGATCCTCTTATTGAGGTGTTTATCCATTTTGTATTTCCGGTGTCTCTTGTCTGTTATATGTTTCTTAATTTTGGTATGCTGGTCATGAGGCCTATGATCAGGGGTGTGAATACAGAGAAAAACTactacatttaaaaaatttctacctattttctatttaaatgtatttttaattttgattacagAATAGTATGCATAGTGTGTATATTGTATATGTTTGTGCATATAGTATTTACCTAAACATGTCCACACACATTTAAATGTTTGCGCATACAGGTTTGGCACCTATTGTGTCTACATGCATAATCATTAGATGTCTTGTTTGGTTTGGGGAATAAAATAGCGGATCAAGTCAAATGAAGATCTTTAGACATTAAAAATCTCTAGCAACacctttcattttcaaattaagtATTACTAGGGTTTCTGGCACTATTTTTCCCTGACCAGAACAGCACCTTTGTAATTTAATGTAGATTGGACAGTATATTTAGATTGGACTTTAAAAGTTCTAACTTCTGTATGCAATTATTTGATCGTTTAGGTGGCCGTTTCCTTGGAGAAGATTGCACTATCTGATGAATATTTCATCAAGAGGAAGCTATATCCAAATGTTGACTTCTACTCTGGATTAATTTATAGGTAATCCATTATTACACCTAGTTATTCTAACCATGGAGGATAAAATATGCCCCCTCTCCCCCCCAAGAATACCATACAAGGTTTGAACAAATAGTTTTATGCAACCAGGGCCATGGGATTTCCACCAGAGTATTTCACTGTTTTATTTGCTATTCCTCGAATGGCTGGGTACTTGGCTCATTGGAGAGAGTCCTTGGATGATCCTGATACAAAGATTTTGAGACCTCAACAGGttactttctttctttaaattatttttctggttATGATTTTCTTGCATATTAAAATCTATCATGCTTATTGTATCGTGCTAATGTAGCTGTACTAGTTGTGTATCACTTGTTTTACTGGAAAATGGTTTTCTAGTTGTATCATGGCTTCATTATATTTCTCAACAGTGGTACCAGGCAATATTTACGTAATACATTAGAACTGTATGGTAAACCTTTAGAGCCACCTATAACTACCACACTATTCAATTCTACCTGAAGATATACAACATATGATAAGAAACTTGGGAGAACCACATGATAAAAACTAGCCGTTGTAGTTGGAGACTTATAAACCCTATACCAGAATCCCATACTTCCAATGTGGGATTCAAGTCCCCTGTCTTGCAATTGGATCCAAACATCTCATCACACTTTTCCAGGTGAACACTCCAATGCCGGCATCACGATCTCCACTGCTCATTTGCAGCTGAGAACAAGGTG
This region includes:
- the LOC114402025 gene encoding ubiquinone biosynthesis O-methyltransferase, mitochondrial-like, with product MAMASNHLRNLNRISIHHFQALLNDTTRFFSDAASSLPQPQPPSSSLKHNELAKFAAIADTWWDSEGPFKPLHVMNPTRLAFIRSALCRHFKKDPYNAKPLEGLKIIDVGCGGGILSEPLARLGATVTGVDAVEKNIKIAQLHAGLDPATSSIEFCCTTAEKLVEEGRTFDAVMALEVIEHVADPAEFCKSLSALTVPEGATVISTINRSMRAYATAIVAAEYILRWLPRGTHQWSSFLTPEELVLILQRAGINVEEMAGFVYNPVTGRWSLSDDISVNFIAFGTKSNNTE
- the LOC114402050 gene encoding citrate synthase, glyoxysomal-like yields the protein MSSNSDAAAATVHAHGRLAMLAAHLLPSQLTHHGALHPLHLSSQLPPPPNLAGTLTVVDERTGKKYQLHVSKEGTVKASEFKKILTGKNDKGLKLYDPGYLNTAPVRSTISYIDGDEGILRYRGYPIEELADKSTFTEVSYLIMYGSLPSESQLAEWEFAISQHSAVPQGVLDMIQSMPHDAHPMGVLVNAMSALSVFHPDANPALRGLDIYDSKQIRDKQITRVIGKITTIAAAVYLRMAGRPPVLPSNLLSYTENFLYMLDSFGNRSYKPNPQLTRALDIIFILHAEHEMNCSTSAVRHLASSGVDVYTAIAGAVGALYGPLHGGANEAVLKMLSEIGTVQNIPEFIEGVKARKRKLSGFGHRVYKNYDPRAKVLRKLAEEVFSIVGRDPLIEVAVSLEKIALSDEYFIKRKLYPNVDFYSGLIYRAMGFPPEYFTVLFAIPRMAGYLAHWRESLDDPDTKILRPQQVYVGEWLRHYTQVNVRTTSSDADKLGEVAISNASKRRLAGSGV